In one window of Cytophagaceae bacterium ABcell3 DNA:
- a CDS encoding DUF5982 domain-containing protein: protein MKNFYLVSTCLLLLNTAFAQVPAPEGETEGVTILRDTVRTDPDTIPPLPFDIAEEKRLSPQDIEDKKEGIFFTGLPRVEFDPIRGFGAGGNLFMYQNRTREDPFFYYTPYRYRVSTEFFIFQNGRVRYELNLDAPYIFNTKWRLRADAVLWEDPHAQYWGIGRETLQPLTFADKSEGRIGAQRRFNRVNNYEDNLATAVPLNGNGQYVTDFHYNHFIQREMLYNLLFERTAMDGRLRFMFGYEALFTQFEDYTGRVAEEAYTAAGEEVEAINRETLFHQQMNDGTWDRFNLSGFSDRFQFTSMLAGALIYDTRDFEPDPSKGIFLEYSHEFSNPVIGSQFNFNKFMLQGQFIHTLKRWRNGKSRITFAGMGALGHIFGSNINFIEMWDLSSQAEAGGILVLGGERSLRGFREARFLAPTVGLINLEMRTRLYDFRLLNQHFVLGLTPFYDMGSVWDNLTDINLRQWRGAPGIGGRVAWNQSTVLRLDYAQSREGGQFFLGFGHIF, encoded by the coding sequence ATGAAAAACTTTTACCTAGTTTCAACATGCCTGCTGTTGCTTAATACAGCTTTTGCACAAGTTCCTGCTCCAGAAGGAGAAACCGAAGGGGTAACAATTTTAAGGGATACAGTTAGGACTGATCCAGACACTATCCCTCCTCTGCCTTTTGATATTGCAGAAGAAAAAAGACTTTCTCCACAGGATATTGAAGACAAAAAAGAAGGTATATTCTTTACTGGATTACCTAGGGTAGAATTTGACCCAATCCGAGGCTTTGGAGCAGGTGGTAATCTGTTTATGTATCAAAACAGGACCAGAGAAGACCCGTTTTTTTACTACACACCATATAGGTACCGTGTGAGTACAGAATTCTTCATATTTCAGAACGGTAGAGTAAGGTATGAATTAAATTTAGATGCCCCTTATATTTTTAACACTAAGTGGAGGTTACGTGCTGATGCTGTATTGTGGGAAGACCCTCATGCGCAATATTGGGGCATAGGTAGAGAAACCTTACAGCCATTGACTTTTGCTGATAAAAGTGAGGGCAGAATAGGTGCACAAAGAAGGTTTAACAGAGTCAACAATTATGAAGACAACTTGGCGACCGCAGTACCGCTCAATGGAAATGGTCAATACGTGACGGACTTCCATTACAACCACTTCATTCAAAGGGAAATGCTTTACAACCTTCTATTTGAAAGAACGGCTATGGATGGTAGGTTAAGGTTTATGTTCGGATATGAGGCTTTGTTTACGCAGTTTGAAGATTATACTGGGAGGGTAGCCGAAGAAGCATATACCGCAGCAGGTGAAGAAGTGGAAGCCATTAACAGGGAAACATTATTCCATCAGCAAATGAATGATGGTACTTGGGATAGGTTTAATCTCTCTGGCTTCTCAGACCGGTTTCAATTTACCAGTATGTTGGCCGGTGCATTAATTTATGACACAAGGGACTTTGAGCCAGATCCTTCTAAAGGTATCTTTTTAGAATACTCACATGAGTTCTCTAATCCGGTTATTGGTTCCCAGTTTAACTTCAATAAGTTCATGTTGCAAGGTCAATTTATCCATACCTTAAAAAGATGGAGAAATGGAAAAAGCCGTATAACCTTTGCTGGTATGGGTGCTTTAGGCCATATTTTTGGATCCAATATCAACTTTATAGAAATGTGGGATTTATCTAGCCAAGCGGAAGCTGGAGGTATATTGGTTTTGGGTGGCGAGCGTTCTCTCCGTGGTTTCAGAGAGGCAAGGTTCTTAGCTCCTACGGTTGGTTTGATCAACTTGGAAATGCGTACCCGTCTGTATGACTTCCGGTTACTGAACCAACACTTTGTTCTAGGCCTTACTCCTTTCTATGATATGGGTAGTGTGTGGGACAATTTAACAGATATAAATTTACGTCAATGGAGAGGTGCCCCAGGTATAGGCGGCAGGGTCGCTTGGAATCAATCAACTGTATTGCGTTTAGATTATGCACAAAGCCGTGAAGGTGGTCAGTTCTTCTTAGGGTTTGGACATATATTCTAA
- a CDS encoding MgtC/SapB family protein, with amino-acid sequence MMFTAFIFRLLLAIVLGALIGLERQWRQKSAGLRTNTLVSMGAAAFILLSQSLTDDMGDPSRVAGQIVTGIGFLGAGVIMKSGLNISGLNTAATIWCSAAVGTLAGAGLWAEAVVTAAAVAGTHLLLRPLGLKMNRFTFKKDDSAIHYYAFRIRCKQQVENHIRVMILNAVKKDDHLQLRSLKSSDNGSPAFSYVDAEIMAIGKFDQLMEKLAGQLTLEYGVSEVSWQVNEEQQG; translated from the coding sequence ATGATGTTTACGGCATTTATTTTCCGGTTGCTTTTAGCCATTGTTTTAGGTGCTTTGATAGGATTGGAAAGGCAATGGCGGCAAAAGAGCGCCGGTCTTAGAACCAATACACTCGTTTCTATGGGTGCGGCAGCTTTTATCCTCCTTTCTCAATCTTTAACGGACGATATGGGTGACCCTTCTAGGGTTGCAGGCCAAATTGTGACAGGTATCGGCTTTCTCGGTGCTGGTGTTATAATGAAAAGCGGACTCAATATTTCAGGTTTAAATACAGCAGCTACCATCTGGTGTTCCGCGGCTGTAGGGACTTTGGCAGGAGCCGGTTTATGGGCAGAGGCTGTAGTAACCGCTGCTGCTGTTGCAGGCACCCATTTATTATTAAGGCCACTTGGGTTGAAAATGAACAGGTTTACCTTTAAAAAAGATGATTCGGCCATTCATTATTACGCTTTTAGAATCCGTTGCAAACAGCAAGTGGAGAACCATATTAGAGTAATGATCTTGAACGCAGTAAAGAAAGATGATCACTTACAGCTGAGGTCATTGAAGAGCAGCGACAATGGGAGCCCCGCCTTCTCTTATGTAGATGCTGAAATTATGGCCATTGGCAAGTTCGATCAACTTATGGAAAAATTGGCTGGCCAGTTGACACTTGAATATGGAGTAAGTGAGGTAAGTTGGCAGGTGAATGAAGAGCAACAAGGTTGA